One region of Eupeodes corollae chromosome 1, idEupCoro1.1, whole genome shotgun sequence genomic DNA includes:
- the LOC129941748 gene encoding DNA replication complex GINS protein SLD5: MSNEDDLDDYDDAEDELITAQKVLENLEVAWANELFAPEILPHQGEMLELMLGQIAHMEENMKELDKNDFRFIAHQMELERIRYIIASYLRCRLQKIETFATHILAEENARGASEKRLSAEETVFAQEFFDNMENYFNVVALQYMPSVQRSDAEKRVVRPNLMSHVFIKAKVSVPAVVVGVDDEEVDLAAGSQHIIPYQLVSDLIAKEQAQLI, translated from the exons ATGAGCAACGAAGATGACCTAGATGACTATGATGATGCTGAAGATGAACTTATAACAGCAcaaaaa GTTTTGGAGAATCTTGAAGTTGCTTGGGCAAATGAGCTATTTGCACCAGAAATACTCCCTCATCAGGGTGAAATGTTGGAGTTGATGCTTGGACAAATCGCTCATATGGAGGAAAATATGAAGGAACTGGATAAAAACGACTTCCGGTTTATTGCTCACCAAATGGAATTGGAGCGAATTCGTTATATCATTGCCAGCTATCTCCGTTGTAGACTCCAAAAGATAGAAACATTTGCAACTCACATTCTTGCAGAAGAGAATGCTCGGGGAGCAAGTGAAAAGCGACTATCTGCCGAAGAAACCGTGTTTGCCCAAGAGTTTTTTGATAACATGGAGAACTACTTTAACGTTGTTGCATTGCAATATATGCCCAGCGTTCAACGTTCAGATGCTGAAAAAAGAGTTGTTCGTCCAAATTTAATGAGCCATGTTTTCATTAAAGCAAAAGTTTCTG TCCCTGCAGTTGTTGTTGGTGTGGACGACGAAGAAGTAGATTTGGCAGCCGGTTCGCAACACATAATTCCCTATCAATTAGTTTCTGATTTAATTGCAAAAGAACAAGCTCAGctgatttaa